A part of Entelurus aequoreus isolate RoL-2023_Sb linkage group LG10, RoL_Eaeq_v1.1, whole genome shotgun sequence genomic DNA contains:
- the LOC133658061 gene encoding ADP-ribosylation factor-like protein 4C yields the protein MGNSLSNVSAFQSLHIVMLGLDSAGKTTVLYRLKFNEFVNTVPTIGFNTEKIKLSSAKGISCHFWDVGGQEKLRPLWKSYSRCTDGIVYVVDSVDVDRLEEARTELHKVTKFAENQGTPLLVIANKQDLPRSLPVDAIEKQLALHELAPATCYHVQPACAIIGEGLHEGMDKLHEMIVKRRKSLKAKKKR from the coding sequence ATGGGCAACAGTTTGTCCAACGTGTCCGCCTTCCAGTCGCTCCACATCGTCATGCTGGGTCTGGACTCGGCCGGCAAGACCACGGTGCTGTACCGGCTCAAGTTCAACGAGTTCGTCAACACGGTGCCCACCATCGGCTTCAACACGGAGAAGATCAAGCTGAGCAGCGCCAAGGGCATCAGCTGCCACTTCTGGGACGTCGGCGGTCAGGagaagctccgccccctctggaAGTCCTACAGCCGCTGCACGGACGGCATCGTCTACGTGGTGGACTCCGTGGACGTGGACCGGCTGGAGGAGGCCCGCACGGAGCTGCACAAGGTGACCAAGTTCGCGGAGAACCAGGGCACGCCGCTGCTGGTCATCGCCAACAAGCAGGACCTGCCCCGCTCGCTGCCGGTGGACGCCATCGAGAAGCAGCTGGCCCTGCACGAGCTGGCCCCCGCCACCTGCTACCACGTGCAGCCCGCCTGCGCCATCATCGGCGAGGGGCTGCACGAGGGCATGGACAAGCTGCACGAGATGATCGTCAAGCGGCGGAAGAGCCTGAAGGCCAAGAAGAAGCGGTGA